A genomic segment from bacterium encodes:
- a CDS encoding TrmB family transcriptional regulator: MNDRLTSALTELGLTGLEADIYAQLLASSPLTGYAIARQIGKPTANTYKALESLHDKGAVLMEYGKTRLYRAVSAADLLASLERRHRAVGAELITAAAKLPRNESDDRVYQVGSADQLFQQYRRMLENATRVAVFDLFPQAVTLLKEDLQRAAKRKIRTVVKVYAPITIPGVELIMHTNPTTLSRWPGEWANGVVDGVSYQVAFLSRDCRTVHLAVRSDSPYLAWMYHHGLVSELMDTSVEAALKAKKSIAAIQAAHNKYRDLLTDEAPGLTLLMKRFADSQE, from the coding sequence ATGAACGACCGACTGACATCCGCCCTGACTGAACTTGGCCTGACCGGCCTCGAAGCTGATATCTACGCCCAGTTGCTGGCCAGCTCTCCGCTGACCGGCTATGCGATTGCCCGACAGATCGGGAAACCGACCGCCAATACCTATAAAGCACTCGAATCATTGCATGATAAAGGGGCGGTCCTGATGGAGTACGGGAAAACTCGTCTCTATCGCGCCGTCTCGGCCGCCGATCTATTGGCTTCGCTCGAGCGACGCCACCGCGCGGTTGGGGCCGAACTGATCACTGCGGCCGCCAAACTGCCGCGCAATGAATCGGATGATCGGGTTTATCAGGTGGGATCGGCCGATCAACTTTTTCAGCAGTACCGTCGCATGTTGGAAAACGCCACGCGCGTCGCGGTGTTTGACCTTTTCCCCCAGGCGGTCACCCTGCTCAAGGAAGATTTGCAGCGGGCCGCCAAACGCAAGATCCGGACTGTCGTCAAAGTATATGCTCCGATCACCATCCCCGGAGTGGAACTGATCATGCACACCAACCCGACCACACTGTCGCGCTGGCCGGGTGAATGGGCTAATGGCGTGGTTGATGGTGTCAGTTATCAAGTTGCTTTCCTCTCGCGCGATTGCCGGACAGTTCATCTCGCCGTCAGAAGCGACAGCCCATATCTCGCCTGGATGTATCACCACGGGCTGGTCTCCGAACTGATGGATACTTCGGTTGAGGCGGCGCTCAAGGCAAAGAAGTCGATTGCCGCAATTCAGGCGGCACATAATAAGTACCGCGATCTCCTCACCGATGAAGCCCCCGGCCTCACTCTGTTGATGAAACGATTCGCGGATTCTCAGGAATGA
- a CDS encoding aspartyl protease family protein, with the protein MKRTLAIAALGCALLFAMSAELSAAAMSAEEILKHWQTAVKADVSASGSSHVTAELNTSGLTGTYEEWSSPDGRYRFKIDLGKGLFIQDVIMLGDSAWQRDKTGKVSRLEGVDLQRMRSSRYFSQSAQFSKQFGGATVEVVPGDSSNNIGLAITPPDGILATYFLDTATWLPHHSTSPADDRISTTWFEDYQELNGQLVSMRSIQRTGSDSRYDVSTRILSIETGITLTDDLFSVEGTATRDFTFASGDRSLSIPIELNGNHIFVPVTINGKAKKWFILDTGAEMGVINKSVAEELNLPMSGELEGRGGGEQSITVALASDLTLEIPGVTISNQTLAAIAFDGLESKFGRHMDGILGSEIFHRFVVQIDYEKKLLHLYDPAKFVYDGTEPAIPIILETNLPMINVTFQVAGCKKVSGKFLLDTGADAAIDISSPKVEADSLTQCASKTYAGNISYGVGGVSKQLAARTDILDFGGHAVPSLIGSLMQDKSGAGASKDRDGLIGGNLFKHFTITFDYTGRRLWLKPNGQFNEIPQLDMSGMKFEAHGEHFDTIVVAVVVPGSVAEQVGMKPGDQLVTVGGKPVNSMMLEDMKEMFRVANPGLKIEYMRDGKRNSATLKLEPVI; encoded by the coding sequence ATGAAACGAACATTGGCAATTGCCGCGCTCGGATGCGCGCTGCTGTTTGCGATGAGCGCCGAGCTCTCCGCCGCGGCTATGAGCGCGGAAGAGATTCTGAAGCACTGGCAGACGGCGGTGAAGGCGGATGTCTCTGCCTCCGGCTCTTCGCACGTGACCGCGGAACTAAACACTTCCGGCCTAACTGGGACTTATGAGGAGTGGAGCTCTCCCGATGGCCGCTATCGCTTCAAGATCGACCTGGGAAAAGGGCTTTTCATCCAGGATGTCATCATGCTCGGCGACTCTGCCTGGCAGCGGGACAAAACCGGCAAGGTCTCACGGCTCGAAGGGGTCGACCTGCAGCGTATGAGATCCTCCCGCTATTTCTCTCAGAGCGCGCAATTCAGCAAACAATTTGGCGGCGCAACTGTGGAAGTTGTCCCCGGAGATTCATCCAACAATATCGGGCTGGCTATCACTCCTCCCGACGGTATTCTGGCTACTTACTTTCTCGACACAGCCACCTGGTTGCCGCATCACTCAACTTCGCCTGCGGATGACCGCATTTCAACTACCTGGTTTGAAGACTACCAGGAGCTAAATGGTCAGCTCGTCTCCATGCGCAGCATACAGCGTACCGGCTCCGACAGTCGGTATGACGTCTCTACCCGGATACTCTCAATCGAAACCGGTATCACCCTGACCGATGATCTCTTTTCGGTCGAAGGTACCGCTACCCGGGACTTCACCTTTGCTTCCGGAGATCGCTCGCTCTCGATCCCGATCGAACTAAATGGAAATCATATCTTCGTTCCGGTGACGATCAACGGCAAGGCGAAGAAATGGTTTATTCTCGATACCGGCGCCGAAATGGGAGTGATCAATAAGTCGGTGGCTGAAGAATTGAATCTTCCCATGTCAGGCGAACTGGAGGGGCGAGGCGGCGGCGAACAGTCGATTACAGTCGCCCTCGCCTCGGATCTGACTCTGGAGATTCCGGGAGTAACTATTTCCAATCAAACTCTTGCCGCCATTGCGTTCGATGGCCTTGAATCCAAATTCGGACGGCACATGGATGGCATTCTTGGCTCGGAGATCTTTCATCGATTTGTTGTGCAGATCGATTACGAAAAGAAACTGCTCCATCTCTACGACCCCGCCAAATTTGTCTACGATGGCACAGAACCGGCGATTCCGATCATCCTCGAGACGAATCTCCCTATGATCAACGTTACTTTCCAGGTAGCTGGCTGCAAGAAGGTAAGCGGTAAGTTCCTGCTGGATACCGGCGCCGACGCGGCCATCGACATATCCTCCCCCAAAGTCGAGGCTGACAGCCTCACGCAGTGTGCAAGCAAAACCTACGCAGGCAATATCAGCTACGGTGTGGGAGGCGTGAGCAAGCAGTTGGCCGCGCGAACTGATATTCTCGATTTCGGCGGACATGCCGTGCCAAGCCTTATCGGTTCACTGATGCAGGATAAATCCGGCGCAGGAGCGAGCAAGGATCGCGACGGTCTTATTGGCGGCAACCTCTTTAAGCATTTCACTATCACGTTTGACTACACCGGGCGACGTCTCTGGTTGAAGCCGAATGGCCAATTCAACGAGATTCCGCAACTGGATATGTCCGGGATGAAATTCGAAGCGCATGGCGAGCATTTTGATACGATCGTCGTGGCTGTCGTGGTGCCTGGTTCAGTTGCCGAGCAGGTAGGAATGAAGCCGGGCGACCAGCTTGTCACTGTCGGCGGAAAACCGGTCAATAGCATGATGCTCGAGGATATGAAGGAGATGTTCCGTGTCGCCAACCCCGGCCTTAAGAT